The sequence below is a genomic window from Raphanus sativus cultivar WK10039 unplaced genomic scaffold, ASM80110v3 Scaffold3159, whole genome shotgun sequence.
TGTGACTAATATGGATTAAGCTAGGCTTAATACATTACCTTCTTGGGCTTCCGGTcctaaatttgttttttcttttaaaacgccgtaataaaaccaaaaccctaaaatttctAGCATTTGTAGTAACGCTCACATTCTTTAGCAAAAACGCTCACATTCATCCATCTTCTCCCAACAGGTCTTCTTCTTCACACCTGCTTTAATCTCTTTCATCTTTCACCTTTCGACTCTTCTTTGCTTTCGTATTGTCAAATCATCGTTGTTCTTCAAAAAATTCGTAAAACTTTGAAATTTTCTATGAGAAAGTGAGTTTTGCAacatatttcataattaaattatgtcattttcatttttattctgtACAGAACAAAGAGGGTCTTGTGTctacatcgatcgatgggaTCATCTTCTAATCACATGGTATATATTGTCACATTAGTGTTATGTAATATGTATTATGTGTGTATATTAATGTATCATCTTTACGCAGGTAAGTCTCTTGAAGATCGAATCTCCTACGTCCGGATGGGTGAAACCCTTGAAAGATTTGCTCAAAACCATTGATGGTTTCATACTctcttctatttctctcttttttttttttacttattatcattttcttaatattagtttatagattttatcattttatatataaacagaTGTTGATTTCAAGATAGACAAACGAAGTAGAACGGTATACATATATGGGAAAACCAATCCAGAAATAATACTTGAAAAGATTGCAAAAGCAGGCCAAAAAGCTGAAATCGTATGGAGCGATCACCAACTTAAGAAACCTCTACACAATCAAAGAGGACATCCGATGCAACAATACAATtgtcctcctccaccaccaaaCTGGATATACTACCAACAACCTCTACCGTATCAAGCTTATGCTCTTCCACCTCCGTATTCACTTCAGCCTAATCCCCCGGCGGCACTACCAGTACCAGGTGGTTTCCAGCAGAAGAAGGATGAGAAGCCTGCAGCTAAGAGTTTCCCGCCTACGCCACCTCCGCCTAAGAACTTTACTATGGGTGATTTACATCCAGGATGTGGGATCATGTGAGAAccgtaatgtttttttttgtttgtttatcattCATAATCTAATCAGTCAAAAGAATcataatgagtttttttttaatcattcaTGAATTTTTgaagttgttgttgttattgcattctttttttaatataatacaaatcTTGTGTTTGATAGCTTGAATACAGTGCCATATACAAATCTTGTGTTTGATAGCTTAAAGCAATACTCATGAAAGCTTGCAAAACATAAAAGGTCTAGAAAAACAAATGTCACAcattgcaaacaaaaaaaaacaagtgtaaaattttatatcattttgtccaattttttttccaattatatTCCAAAACTTATATATACGGTACCTAAAGAAAATCTATTTGTCGTAGTAAATCATATCATGGTTTTGCACTTTGGTGTCCTCAGAAGTCAAAAGGTCATTCTAATGAACCACTTGTGCAGTGCTGGTTTAAGCGCAGTCAGCCAAGAGAAGAAAGAGCTCTCTTCATCGGTTACGGCTCCCATTTCAATTGCTATTAGCCCTCCATCGTCCTCTATCATGGACGTGCTCCTCTGCATTTTACGCAAAATCAAATTCAAGAAAAGTATGAGCACAACCGTTTTATTTCAGTACTGTATATCCGAAAACTaatcttaaaatttttttaGGCCTATGTTTCATTCGactttgtttagaaaatatggACCAAAGCATTTATAGGTCCATGGGCTGGGCTACATCCTTATTTGGTCTCAATTTGTTTGTAACAACAACACTATAAACATTTAGGATCCATTACAAATGAAATACAAAATTTGAGGGCtattttgtaaatttagttTCTTATCGAAACGTAGCCCTATCAAACAAACAcaacagtctctctctctctctcgagctCATCCCCTCGCCGTCGGCAAAGAAGTATCACATCGTCAGTGTTTTCACGGCGGAGAAGCtttcatcatcaccaccaccctAGATTGTTATCATTCAATTCAATGGCAACCAGTAAGCTTAATTTTGTTCATACCTGTCTTTGATTCAATTTCGTGCTGAGTTCACTCTTTCTCTCTGCAGTGGCTAGGTCATTTCTGCAGGCGATATCTAAGGACGAAGCGGTGGCTCCTCCGCTCAGAGTTGTTCAGATCGAAGGACTGGTATAGTGTGAGATTTGTATCGTTATTTTCAGTCTTTTAATGTAGTGTGATGCTGAAGATTTTTGTATATGTGATGATATTATAGGCTGTGTTAAAGATAATCAAACACTGCAAGGAGTTTGCACCAACGCTTGTCAC
It includes:
- the LOC130506369 gene encoding la-related protein 1A-like; the protein is MGSSSNHMVSLLKIESPTSGWVKPLKDLLKTIDDVDFKIDKRSRTVYIYGKTNPEIILEKIAKAGQKAEIVWSDHQLKKPLHNQRGHPMQQYNCPPPPPNWIYYQQPLPYQAYALPPPYSLQPNPPAALPVPGGFQQKKDEKPAAKSFPPTPPPPKNFTMGDLHPGCGIM